A window of the Vibrio pomeroyi genome harbors these coding sequences:
- a CDS encoding PfaB family protein — MTVPTNKAMPLRIALLAQPANAAELSADLSPSLPEMMTVVVDGSFNQALTQAIEAINQGSAVKLCLDSLAPSLVMLSALTAAQNKIHPHAYLASFADATIEDSVQLALDIARRPATDLSHQQQYSALSASQQFDELLNMVNAISSRSLPSHSLANNYWFTEPNKARVAALTFNDDSQNATSLILTQATGLQEPKPLLSSERLMFVVSGNDKAKLVSQLASLREELKCINDSADSELAIANLMHSNLSHFQSVQHNADLGANIVIQAASIEAAIQEITALENALPKIMADNSQYKTPAGSCFSPKPQSKGGVAFVYPGVGTVYPGMLREFHHHFPQLFARLEREGNLKEMLQADKTYAEDSQEMSLSELAIAGVGSSYLLTQLLCDEFKVQPDFALGYSKGEASMWASLNVWKNPHALIEMTQTSPIFTTAISGELTAVRQDWKLNGDESIQWNSFVVRSDAQAIEALLPEFPRAYLAIIQGDTCVLAGCENTCRALLKKLGKRGIAANRVTAMHTTPALSQHNQVRKFYTQPLFDELPKHIRFISAAGLPTGAPINIDSDSIALSIADTFCSTLDFTALIQSARQQGARLFVEVGADRQTSTLIDKINRSDNVADQYCSIASNAKGGNDVVTLIKCIGQLITHQIPLSVEPLIQGLEQQITAAKQLSGVSQGSAVNHQGELV, encoded by the coding sequence GTGACTGTTCCTACTAATAAAGCGATGCCATTGCGCATCGCTCTTTTAGCTCAGCCAGCAAATGCGGCTGAGCTTTCTGCCGACTTATCACCTTCGCTTCCTGAGATGATGACTGTTGTGGTTGATGGCAGTTTTAATCAAGCGCTTACTCAAGCGATTGAGGCAATCAATCAAGGTAGTGCTGTTAAGCTTTGTTTGGATTCTCTCGCTCCATCATTGGTGATGTTGAGTGCACTGACCGCTGCTCAAAACAAGATTCATCCACACGCTTATCTAGCGAGTTTTGCAGATGCAACTATCGAAGATAGCGTTCAGCTTGCTCTGGATATTGCACGCCGCCCCGCGACAGATCTAAGCCATCAACAGCAATACTCAGCACTCTCTGCTTCGCAGCAGTTTGATGAATTGTTGAATATGGTTAATGCGATATCGAGTCGTTCATTGCCGAGCCATTCATTAGCTAATAATTACTGGTTCACTGAGCCGAACAAAGCACGTGTTGCTGCGTTAACTTTCAATGACGATAGCCAAAACGCCACCAGCCTGATACTGACTCAAGCTACCGGTTTGCAAGAACCAAAGCCCTTGCTATCGAGCGAACGTTTGATGTTTGTGGTTTCTGGCAATGACAAAGCTAAATTAGTTTCTCAGCTAGCCTCGTTGAGAGAAGAGCTAAAATGCATTAATGATTCAGCGGACAGCGAACTTGCTATCGCCAACTTGATGCATTCAAACCTAAGCCACTTCCAAAGTGTTCAGCACAATGCTGACCTTGGCGCGAACATCGTGATTCAAGCAGCTTCAATTGAGGCTGCAATACAAGAGATCACAGCGCTAGAAAATGCGTTGCCAAAAATAATGGCAGACAATAGCCAATACAAGACTCCAGCGGGCAGTTGTTTCTCACCGAAGCCTCAAAGCAAAGGTGGCGTTGCATTTGTTTACCCAGGTGTTGGCACGGTTTATCCCGGTATGTTGCGTGAATTTCACCACCATTTCCCACAGTTATTTGCTCGTTTAGAGCGCGAAGGTAACCTGAAAGAAATGCTGCAGGCTGACAAAACCTACGCTGAAGACTCGCAAGAAATGTCGCTTAGTGAATTAGCAATTGCAGGTGTCGGCAGTAGTTATCTGTTAACACAACTGCTATGTGATGAGTTCAAAGTGCAGCCAGACTTCGCTTTAGGTTACTCCAAGGGTGAAGCTTCCATGTGGGCGAGCTTAAATGTTTGGAAGAACCCACATGCGCTGATTGAGATGACTCAAACTAGCCCTATCTTCACCACGGCTATTTCTGGCGAGCTCACCGCAGTGCGTCAAGATTGGAAGCTGAACGGCGACGAAAGCATCCAATGGAATAGCTTTGTGGTTCGCAGTGATGCACAAGCGATTGAAGCTCTATTACCAGAGTTCCCACGCGCTTATCTCGCTATCATCCAAGGTGACACCTGCGTACTGGCTGGTTGTGAAAACACTTGTCGTGCTCTGCTCAAAAAACTGGGTAAACGTGGCATTGCCGCGAACCGTGTTACCGCAATGCACACCACACCAGCGCTAAGTCAGCATAACCAAGTGCGAAAGTTTTACACGCAACCACTGTTCGACGAGTTACCAAAGCATATCCGCTTTATCAGCGCAGCAGGTCTACCGACTGGTGCACCAATCAATATCGACAGCGACAGCATCGCCCTTTCAATTGCCGACACCTTCTGTTCAACGCTGGATTTCACCGCGTTGATCCAGAGTGCACGTCAGCAAGGTGCTCGCCTGTTTGTTGAAGTGGGTGCCGATCGTCAAACCAGCACATTGATCGACAAGATCAACCGCAGCGACAACGTAGCAGACCAATACTGCTCAATCGCTTCCAATGCCAAGGGTGGTAACGATGTTGTCACGCTCATCAAGTGCATTGGTCAGCTCATTACTCATCAAATCCCACTGTCTGTCGAGCCACTTATTCAAGGGCTAGAACAACAGATCACCGCCGCTAAGCAATTAAGTGGTGTGTCTCAAGGCAGCGCAGTGAATCATCAAGGAGAGCTAGTATGA